A genome region from Portunus trituberculatus isolate SZX2019 chromosome 18, ASM1759143v1, whole genome shotgun sequence includes the following:
- the LOC123505412 gene encoding actin cytoskeleton-regulatory complex protein pan1-like produces the protein MQDTNHFLKAALQVGPWRVTRRVLLFVVVFCLVIIVFGSLILKTHAFDGREEDEDWDDDDDDDDDERPISSGDSLMLVLMGLAGMAGLAACAGCLLATPNSPRPLGESGSVFTLSGVNTHQPVTPRPSAPESVPNQPENNGTVPPPSSTVLPTPTKVIPQGNGYSHSPIFPRNPNYPAEPPPSYSAPSYPAGGQPGRRLARTMPPNVTRAVSSPPTLHTVADLPPPYAPGHSQSLRQ, from the exons ATGCAAGACACAAACCACTTCCTGAAGGCAGCACTGCAG GTGGGGCCATGGCGGGTGACTCGCCGGGTGCTGCTCTTCGTGGTGGTGTTCTGCCTAGTCATCATCGTGTTCGGCAGCCTCATCCTCAAGACACACGCGTTTGATGGccgcgaggaggacgaggattgggacgacgatgatgacgatgatgacgacgagAGGCCCATAAGCAGCGGCGACTCCCTCATGCTGGTTCTGATGGGGCTCGCGG GCATGGCGGGGCTGGCGGCGTGCGCGGGCTGCCTGCTGGCTACACCCAACTCTCCTCGTCCCCTTGGGGAAAGCGGATCAGTCTTCACCCTGAGCGGCGTCAACACCCACCAGCCGGTTACCCCGAGACCCTCAGCCCCAGAATCCGTGCCCAACCAGCCTGAGAACAACGGCACTGTGCCACCACCCAGCTCCACCGTCCTTCCCACTCCTACCAAAGTCATCCCTCAAGGTAACGGGTATTCTCACAGTCCCATCTTCCCGAGAAACCCAAATTACCCTGCAGAGCCGCCTCCAAGTTATTCTGCGCCCAGCTACCCTGCAGGAGGTCAGCCCGGCAGGCGTCTGGCGAGAACAATGCCTCCCAATGTGACACGGGCGGTGTCATCTCCGCCCACACTGCACACAGTGGCTGACCTCCCGCCTCCCTACGCGCCAGGCCACAGCCAGTCCTTGCGGCAGTAG